A portion of the Verrucomicrobiia bacterium genome contains these proteins:
- a CDS encoding AI-2E family transporter, whose translation MPDENRRKSSGESNSLLTILVVVTVLYFARTVIIPFVFAILVAFLLAPLAIRLRHWGLGRAPSAVLVVLLSFLIVGAIGATMAAQLGELGHKLPEYQQNIHKKLQSLRTSGGGLIAGFSRVIRNFADELNPPAPPASGNQRTEERPVPVEIRRLPFSPLAAIQKVLGSLLDIVLTAAIVVVFAMFMLIEREALRDRLIRLVGTRRVNLTTRLLDDAAHRVSRYLLAQLIVNLCYGTLTGIGLWLMKVPNPFLWAMLAALLRYIPYLGIWVAAAMPAAIAFAVEPGWVKVPLIFGLYFGIDLITYNFVEPVVYGNSTGLSGLAVLVAAVFWTWLWGPVGLLLSTPLTVCVVVLGRYVPNLAFLQILLTDKPGLPPQVRFYQRMLAMELVEARQVAEEFLKGKSLEELFDSMIIPALSLAEEDRHRGKLGERRQRFLFQNTRKLIEELAQRPETIASDSSKTHAKLPIPAPQDQNAPPGEKLEIFCIPARDEADAIAALMMVQLLDKRSIAARALPPGLAGESVETVVREAPKVVCVLAVPPFGYMHARYLCRRLREQIKGLKIVGGVLTEQDVQEIRERQPSLGADELASSLQQGLAQILALLPLQAAPTHSVS comes from the coding sequence GTGCCAGACGAGAATCGCCGGAAAAGCAGCGGGGAATCGAATAGTCTATTAACCATTCTCGTCGTGGTGACGGTGCTCTATTTTGCCCGCACCGTAATAATTCCGTTTGTCTTTGCGATTCTGGTGGCGTTTCTGCTGGCGCCTCTGGCCATCCGATTGCGGCATTGGGGACTTGGCCGCGCGCCTTCAGCGGTGCTGGTGGTGCTGCTCTCCTTCCTCATTGTGGGGGCCATTGGGGCAACCATGGCAGCTCAGTTGGGGGAGCTGGGGCACAAATTGCCCGAGTACCAGCAGAACATTCACAAAAAACTTCAATCACTGCGGACATCTGGCGGCGGGCTGATTGCCGGTTTCAGCCGTGTCATCCGCAATTTCGCCGATGAACTCAATCCTCCTGCACCTCCAGCCTCCGGCAATCAGCGGACCGAGGAGCGGCCTGTGCCGGTCGAAATCCGCAGGTTGCCCTTTTCGCCCTTGGCGGCAATTCAGAAGGTCCTGGGCTCCCTGTTGGACATTGTGCTGACGGCGGCCATTGTGGTGGTGTTTGCCATGTTTATGCTGATCGAGCGCGAGGCATTGCGTGATCGATTAATCCGGCTGGTTGGAACCCGGCGCGTCAATCTCACCACCCGATTGCTTGACGACGCGGCTCACCGTGTCAGCCGCTACCTTCTGGCGCAACTGATCGTTAACCTGTGTTACGGCACTTTGACAGGCATTGGCCTGTGGCTCATGAAGGTCCCCAACCCCTTTCTTTGGGCCATGCTCGCCGCTCTGCTCAGGTATATACCTTATCTTGGCATTTGGGTCGCGGCGGCAATGCCCGCCGCCATTGCCTTTGCTGTCGAACCGGGCTGGGTGAAAGTCCCTCTAATCTTTGGCCTCTATTTCGGCATCGACTTAATCACCTACAACTTCGTCGAGCCGGTAGTTTACGGCAACTCGACCGGCCTTTCCGGCCTGGCGGTTTTGGTGGCGGCGGTGTTTTGGACCTGGCTATGGGGTCCCGTGGGTTTGTTGCTTTCAACGCCCTTAACCGTGTGTGTCGTGGTACTGGGCCGCTACGTCCCCAATCTGGCATTCCTCCAAATCCTGCTGACCGACAAACCAGGGTTGCCGCCGCAGGTGCGTTTTTATCAGCGAATGCTGGCTATGGAATTGGTGGAAGCCAGACAAGTTGCCGAGGAATTTCTCAAGGGCAAATCCCTGGAAGAGCTTTTCGATTCGATGATCATCCCCGCTCTCAGCCTGGCCGAAGAGGACCGCCATCGCGGCAAGCTTGGAGAGAGGCGGCAGAGGTTTCTGTTCCAAAACACTCGCAAACTGATCGAGGAGTTAGCGCAACGCCCGGAAACGATTGCGAGCGATTCTTCCAAAACTCACGCAAAACTTCCCATTCCCGCGCCACAAGACCAGAACGCGCCCCCTGGTGAGAAGCTGGAGATATTCTGCATTCCCGCCCGCGATGAAGCAGACGCAATTGCTGCGTTGATGATGGTGCAATTGTTGGATAAAAGAAGCATCGCCGCCCGCGCGTTGCCACCGGGACTGGCGGGAGAATCCGTTGAGACCGTGGTCCGCGAGGCCCCCAAAGTGGTATGTGTCCTGGCCGTGCCGCCGTTCGGCTACATGCACGCGCGTTATCTGTGCAGGCGTCTGCGCGAGCAAATAAAAGGACTTAAAATTGTTGGGGGTGTTCTCACTGAACAGGATGTGCAGGAGATTAGAGAGCGCCAGCCGTCTCTTGGCGCAGACGAACTGGCTTCGAGCCTGCAGCAAGGATTGGCCCAAATCCTGGCTTTGCTTCCGCTCCAGGCGGCGCCAACCCATTCCGTATCATGA
- a CDS encoding biopolymer transporter ExbD encodes MKKCSKSNHAALAELNITPLLDLAFVMLVIFIITTTPVVNDLDVDLPSAARRLKDPKPKINYVTVESNGQLYLNKDPVDLPGLQEKVVAMRMDTPDLAIVIRGSARTKYQRIVGVMDMLQQANVGKVNLATEAFPDGPVKKE; translated from the coding sequence ATGAAAAAGTGTTCCAAGAGCAATCACGCAGCCCTGGCGGAGTTGAACATCACTCCGCTGCTGGACCTGGCGTTTGTGATGCTGGTCATTTTCATCATCACCACGACCCCGGTTGTGAACGATCTCGATGTGGATTTGCCAAGCGCCGCCAGGAGGCTCAAAGACCCCAAGCCCAAAATCAATTACGTAACAGTCGAGAGTAACGGTCAGTTGTATCTGAACAAGGACCCGGTTGACCTGCCGGGGCTGCAGGAAAAGGTCGTGGCCATGCGCATGGATACGCCCGATCTGGCCATCGTTATCCGCGGCTCGGCGCGCACCAAGTACCAGCGCATCGTCGGGGTCATGGATATGTTGCAACAAGCCAACGTGGGCAAAGTTAACCTGGCCACCGAGGCATTCCCCGATGGCCCGGTCAAAAAGGAGTAG
- a CDS encoding biopolymer transporter ExbD, with product MKKFSKGHHGSLNELNITPLLDLAFVLLVIFIITTPQLSNDLEMNLPSPKKTKAPSPPPKINHIVVETSGRILFNDRPFELAALKQTLVDMAKEKPDTSVVVRGAAEVDYQKVISVLDVLQQADITNIGLATETAQ from the coding sequence GTGAAGAAGTTTTCCAAAGGCCATCACGGCTCGCTCAACGAGCTGAACATCACGCCACTGCTTGACCTGGCTTTCGTTCTGCTGGTGATTTTTATTATCACCACCCCGCAGTTATCGAACGATCTCGAAATGAACCTGCCGTCGCCCAAGAAGACCAAAGCGCCCTCGCCGCCGCCCAAGATCAATCATATCGTGGTTGAAACCTCCGGACGCATCCTGTTTAACGATCGCCCCTTCGAGTTGGCGGCCCTTAAGCAAACGCTGGTGGATATGGCCAAGGAGAAGCCGGATACCAGCGTCGTTGTTCGCGGCGCCGCTGAGGTCGATTACCAGAAGGTCATCAGCGTTTTGGATGTTCTTCAACAGGCGGATATTACCAATATCGGCCTGGCGACCGAAACGGCACAGTGA
- a CDS encoding dual specificity protein phosphatase family protein has protein sequence MAFRTQRFWRASLYVAPLMLAIFAGVYSAHPRGLPAQEGIGNFGRVSAVLYRGAQPDAIGLQSLDQLGIKSVINLRMADDVWAGEESEARAHGILYTNVPMHGMGRPAEQQVRLILELIDTLPGPVFIHCQHGCDRTGTVVACYRILHDKWSNAAALQEARRYGMSPLERGMRRCVLAFGTGKVQHKGVKVASDRAPQPALPAKAGGV, from the coding sequence ATGGCTTTCCGCACACAGAGGTTCTGGCGTGCCTCGTTGTACGTGGCGCCCTTGATGCTCGCCATTTTTGCGGGCGTTTATTCGGCCCATCCTCGCGGGCTTCCGGCGCAAGAGGGGATTGGCAATTTCGGCAGAGTCAGCGCTGTGCTTTACCGAGGGGCGCAGCCCGATGCTATCGGCTTGCAGAGTCTCGATCAGCTCGGGATCAAGAGCGTCATTAACTTGCGCATGGCGGATGATGTCTGGGCCGGGGAAGAGAGCGAGGCGCGAGCGCACGGGATTCTTTACACCAATGTCCCGATGCATGGAATGGGCCGGCCAGCCGAGCAGCAGGTGCGGCTTATTCTCGAGCTGATTGACACGCTTCCAGGCCCTGTGTTTATCCACTGCCAGCACGGCTGTGATCGGACCGGCACGGTCGTCGCCTGCTACCGCATCCTTCATGATAAATGGTCCAATGCCGCCGCTTTGCAGGAGGCCCGCCGTTATGGCATGTCGCCCCTGGAACGCGGGATGCGCCGTTGTGTCCTTGCGTTTGGAACTGGCAAGGTTCAGCACAAGGGCGTCAAGGTGGCATCCGATAGAGCCCCCCAACCAGCGCTGCCGGCAAAGGCAGGGGGCGTGTGA
- a CDS encoding energy transducer TonB has protein sequence MESRRKRNSSKVNLTISAVFHALVIAGLMYFAARQGMLGKKLKEITATIEPKEKKPEPPKEKRLEPKVEPVKPAELPKLAATAPPPRVDSSATPPPAAETAPAVAPAPVSIPAFEFGDGAKEVQSTSDPNTVYKSLVEHALRSHWNRPEDIDDSACVAEVEMRVDADGNVSESRWVKGSGNTRWDKSVKQAIVATPLISRPPPKGFPSGFIVRFDVESMRTEEVLNVSSR, from the coding sequence ATGGAATCACGCAGAAAACGGAACTCTTCAAAAGTCAATCTAACGATCTCGGCTGTGTTTCACGCGTTGGTGATTGCTGGGTTGATGTACTTTGCTGCCCGCCAGGGAATGCTTGGCAAGAAGCTCAAGGAAATTACCGCCACCATCGAGCCCAAAGAGAAGAAACCCGAGCCTCCAAAGGAGAAAAGGCTGGAACCGAAGGTCGAGCCGGTCAAACCGGCCGAACTGCCGAAACTCGCGGCAACCGCTCCGCCGCCACGGGTTGACTCCTCTGCCACCCCGCCTCCAGCCGCTGAGACGGCCCCTGCGGTCGCTCCCGCGCCCGTCAGCATCCCTGCATTTGAATTTGGCGACGGCGCCAAGGAGGTGCAAAGTACCAGCGACCCCAACACCGTGTACAAATCTCTGGTCGAGCATGCGCTGCGGTCGCATTGGAACCGGCCTGAGGATATCGACGACAGCGCCTGTGTTGCAGAAGTCGAGATGCGCGTTGATGCCGATGGCAACGTCTCGGAGTCACGCTGGGTGAAGGGCTCGGGAAACACCCGCTGGGATAAGTCAGTCAAGCAAGCCATCGTTGCCACTCCGCTCATCAGCCGCCCGCCGCCCAAGGGATTTCCCTCGGGCTTTATCGTGCGCTTTGATGTCGAGAGCATGCGCACTGAAGAAGTGCTGAACGTGAGCAGCCGGTGA
- a CDS encoding MotA/TolQ/ExbB proton channel family protein — protein MMNLISPIIGAGAPSNAIGFAYEHLTEEGFCTILALFVVSIFSWTVIITKGRQLYRARKAGKRFFTAYRATRDPLEMFRSQKEFDGAPAFELYATGAEEMAYHLKNNPVQLVQVKPLGGLKNNAESSAATDVLARSIQTKITRTSFESVQVALERAASAEALSLEKGMIILSTAVAGGPFIGLFGTVWGVMETFSGIGRAGAASLTAMAPGVAAALLSTVAGLSVAIPAMFAYNYMVTTIRAITQELDGFASEYATALEHMYVDNRSLADELREAFGESRLPAPPTNPGMTGVPPLLVKSAPRSSEKPIAAVIAG, from the coding sequence ATGATGAACTTGATTTCGCCCATAATCGGCGCAGGCGCGCCTTCCAACGCCATTGGGTTCGCATATGAACATCTGACCGAGGAGGGGTTTTGCACCATTCTTGCCTTGTTCGTGGTCTCCATTTTCAGTTGGACCGTCATCATCACCAAGGGCCGCCAGCTCTATCGCGCCCGTAAGGCGGGCAAGAGATTCTTCACCGCATACCGCGCCACCCGGGACCCGCTCGAGATGTTTCGTTCACAAAAGGAATTCGACGGCGCCCCCGCCTTTGAACTGTACGCTACCGGCGCCGAGGAGATGGCTTATCATTTAAAGAATAACCCCGTGCAACTCGTCCAGGTAAAACCTTTGGGCGGTTTGAAAAACAACGCGGAATCTTCGGCGGCCACAGACGTGTTGGCGCGCTCGATTCAGACGAAAATAACTCGCACCTCATTCGAGTCGGTGCAGGTTGCCCTTGAGCGCGCGGCTTCTGCTGAGGCGCTCTCTCTTGAAAAGGGGATGATCATCCTTTCCACGGCGGTTGCAGGCGGCCCATTTATCGGCCTGTTCGGCACGGTTTGGGGAGTGATGGAGACCTTCTCGGGCATCGGCCGGGCTGGGGCAGCCAGTCTCACGGCCATGGCGCCCGGAGTTGCTGCGGCGCTGCTTTCAACGGTGGCGGGGCTGTCCGTGGCCATTCCTGCGATGTTCGCTTACAATTATATGGTCACCACCATCCGCGCCATCACCCAGGAGTTGGATGGATTTGCGTCCGAGTACGCCACGGCCCTCGAGCACATGTATGTGGATAATCGTTCCCTCGCCGATGAACTGCGCGAGGCATTTGGCGAGTCCCGCCTCCCGGCGCCGCCGACCAACCCTGGGATGACCGGGGTTCCGCCGTTGCTGGTCAAATCCGCCCCCCGCTCTTCGGAGAAACCGATAGCCGCCGTTATTGCCGGATGA
- a CDS encoding DUF3365 domain-containing protein has product MKSASTQWNSATSILRFAGLVLCCSALAACGPKQDRAPNKPAASSVTFQPREMADALHAVVAADREVYARLVVQRLHDEKTLEAAPDWHEANALPLPSQMLRLGSEVVQQQGAEFHYVLRSLWAINPKGVPETDTERAGLRSVLEHPDRNFYAEESLGGRRYLTAVYPDMAVVPACADCHNRQARSPKRDFKQGDVMGGLIVRVPLQF; this is encoded by the coding sequence ATGAAGAGTGCCTCCACACAATGGAATAGCGCGACCTCCATTCTCCGGTTTGCGGGTCTCGTGCTCTGCTGCAGCGCACTGGCAGCATGTGGTCCGAAGCAGGATAGAGCCCCCAACAAACCTGCTGCTTCCAGTGTGACCTTCCAGCCCCGGGAGATGGCCGATGCGCTTCACGCGGTCGTTGCAGCGGACCGGGAGGTTTATGCTCGCTTGGTTGTGCAACGACTGCATGACGAGAAAACTCTGGAAGCAGCTCCGGATTGGCATGAAGCCAACGCGCTGCCGCTACCGTCCCAAATGCTGCGACTAGGCTCTGAAGTGGTCCAGCAACAGGGGGCCGAGTTTCATTATGTGCTGCGTTCCTTGTGGGCTATCAATCCTAAAGGCGTCCCCGAAACAGATACGGAACGGGCCGGGTTGCGTTCTGTTTTGGAACATCCCGATAGAAACTTTTACGCGGAGGAATCGCTCGGTGGCAGACGCTATTTAACCGCTGTGTACCCCGATATGGCCGTGGTGCCGGCCTGTGCAGATTGCCATAATCGCCAGGCCAGAAGCCCCAAAAGGGACTTTAAACAAGGCGATGTCATGGGCGGCCTGATTGTTCGCGTTCCACTGCAATTTTAG
- a CDS encoding aminotransferase class IV has translation MLVFVNGQFVAEEQATIPVYDRGFLYGDGLFETIRIHNSRPFQWKQHLARLEGGAAWLKIALSMTQEELLRVAQELIRLNGRPEALLRLNLSRGVGLRGYSPKGANSPCIVLSLHDVPWTDPLRPPGWRLVTAAFPMPAHVPLTQFKTCNKLLQVLARAEADAAGAQETLLLDSGGCALETTAANIFWVDGREVCTPPSTGSILPGITRSLILELARTLDLVPQEKPIDRNALFETDGVFLTLSSMGIAEAVSLDGRNLPRSPATQTLYGAYIQALNSL, from the coding sequence ATGCTCGTGTTTGTCAATGGCCAATTCGTTGCGGAGGAGCAAGCGACGATTCCGGTTTATGATCGTGGTTTTCTTTACGGCGACGGGCTGTTTGAGACAATTCGCATCCATAACAGCCGGCCCTTCCAATGGAAGCAGCACTTGGCCCGGCTCGAAGGCGGGGCGGCATGGTTGAAGATAGCGCTCTCCATGACTCAGGAGGAATTGCTGCGGGTTGCTCAAGAACTTATCCGCTTGAACGGCAGGCCCGAGGCGCTGTTGCGGCTGAACCTTTCGAGGGGAGTAGGGCTGCGGGGTTATTCGCCCAAAGGCGCAAACTCGCCCTGCATTGTGCTCTCGCTGCATGATGTTCCCTGGACGGACCCGTTGCGGCCCCCGGGTTGGCGCTTAGTCACCGCTGCTTTCCCCATGCCGGCCCACGTGCCGCTGACTCAATTCAAAACCTGCAACAAGCTTCTGCAGGTCCTTGCGCGTGCTGAGGCCGATGCGGCGGGAGCACAGGAAACGCTCTTGCTGGATAGCGGAGGGTGCGCCTTGGAAACAACTGCCGCCAATATTTTCTGGGTCGATGGCCGGGAGGTCTGCACGCCACCTTCAACTGGCAGCATTTTACCAGGCATCACCCGCTCATTAATTCTTGAACTCGCCCGTACCCTCGATCTTGTCCCTCAGGAAAAACCTATTGACCGGAACGCCCTTTTTGAGACGGATGGAGTTTTCCTCACGCTTAGTTCAATGGGTATCGCCGAGGCCGTCTCACTGGACGGACGCAACTTGCCACGCTCGCCTGCCACACAGACACTTTATGGCGCCTACATTCAGGCGCTGAACTCTTTGTAA
- a CDS encoding PQQ-dependent sugar dehydrogenase codes for MQPRLISAWLAFCVCTLCCPNRAPGTPFAINTNLQIRLVLNTINSVANSVRIAKDPRTGQLYYLKLNGDIFQVSLASGSGSTSQRVYSAANHGLASNVEGMTIGADGTIYIVGNTFTNQGNSNWVRIMKGVPGANGVRSWSLLAQTQPYPLSRTAFDHLCSGLVISPDGHFLFLNSGSRTDHGEVQSTGGLYPNLRDTGLTAKILRLPLDASNLFLTNDLSALRQGGYVFAEGTRNAFSLAFAPNGDLFAVDNGPDRDMSDELNWIRQGLQYGFPWRLGGADNPQQFPDYNPTNDLLLDKRFIAVSSGYYHNDPTFPPPPPGGFAEPVINLGPDACSYRDPTNGLVHIASQLGQTLSTLTAHRSPLGLVFDTAGAMAPPFQGHGFMLSWTPGDPTGDTLAGPFMDPSQDMVDLGLTKLGDTNYQARITRIVGGFANPSDAAILGNKIYVIEYGGNEGIWEITFPPAPPPITLSQPAWQGAGGFSFSISGTAIQQYEIDASTDLLNWSFLASVPATNSPFQFLDSGAGNYPIRFYRVKLP; via the coding sequence ATGCAGCCCCGCTTGATATCCGCCTGGCTCGCTTTTTGTGTTTGCACACTGTGTTGCCCGAACCGCGCGCCAGGGACCCCTTTTGCGATTAATACAAACCTCCAAATCCGGCTGGTTCTTAACACGATCAACAGCGTCGCCAACTCGGTGCGCATCGCCAAAGACCCACGCACCGGGCAGTTGTACTATCTCAAGCTCAACGGGGACATTTTCCAGGTCTCTTTAGCCTCCGGTTCGGGCTCGACCAGCCAGCGGGTATATTCCGCGGCTAATCATGGCCTTGCCAGCAATGTCGAGGGGATGACGATTGGCGCTGATGGCACCATTTACATTGTTGGCAACACGTTCACCAATCAGGGCAACAGCAATTGGGTCCGAATCATGAAAGGTGTTCCTGGGGCCAACGGCGTGCGGAGCTGGTCTCTGCTCGCGCAGACCCAACCCTACCCGCTAAGCCGGACGGCGTTCGATCACCTTTGCAGCGGTCTGGTCATCAGTCCTGATGGACATTTCCTTTTCCTCAATAGTGGTTCCAGAACCGATCACGGCGAGGTGCAATCCACCGGCGGCCTCTATCCCAATCTGCGCGATACGGGACTGACGGCCAAAATCCTCCGGCTTCCCCTTGATGCCTCGAACCTGTTTTTGACTAACGATCTCTCTGCTCTGCGTCAAGGGGGGTATGTCTTTGCTGAAGGCACTCGCAATGCTTTTTCACTCGCGTTCGCCCCGAACGGCGATTTGTTCGCGGTTGATAACGGACCGGATCGCGACATGTCGGACGAATTAAACTGGATCAGGCAAGGCCTGCAGTACGGCTTTCCCTGGCGGCTGGGCGGTGCGGACAACCCACAGCAGTTCCCCGACTACAACCCTACAAACGACCTTCTGCTCGACAAGCGCTTCATCGCGGTCTCTTCGGGCTACTACCATAATGATCCCACCTTTCCCCCTCCCCCACCGGGCGGGTTCGCCGAACCGGTCATCAATCTTGGGCCTGACGCGTGCAGCTATCGTGATCCGACCAATGGCTTGGTTCATATCGCCAGTCAACTCGGGCAAACCCTGAGCACCCTCACCGCTCATCGTTCTCCTCTCGGGCTGGTGTTCGACACTGCCGGCGCGATGGCACCCCCATTCCAGGGACACGGCTTTATGCTGAGTTGGACCCCGGGCGACCCGACAGGCGACACCTTGGCAGGGCCGTTCATGGACCCAAGCCAGGACATGGTGGACTTGGGGTTAACCAAACTTGGCGATACCAACTACCAGGCGCGCATCACACGGATTGTAGGTGGATTTGCCAATCCAAGCGACGCGGCCATCCTGGGCAACAAAATCTATGTGATCGAATATGGAGGCAACGAGGGAATCTGGGAGATCACTTTCCCGCCCGCGCCGCCACCGATCACCCTGTCACAACCGGCATGGCAGGGGGCTGGCGGTTTTAGCTTCAGCATCAGCGGAACAGCGATTCAGCAATATGAGATCGATGCCTCGACCGATTTGCTTAACTGGTCGTTTCTGGCAAGCGTCCCAGCCACTAATTCTCCCTTCCAATTCCTTGACTCTGGAGCCGGCAATTATCCCATCCGATTTTACAGAGTGAAACTGCCGTAG
- a CDS encoding CRTAC1 family protein: protein MTAKAGIRFVHQFCDTQIANIIESNGAGGAWLDYDGDGWMDLYLVNSGPLAGVTHERAGTPRQPNRLFRNRGDGSFEDVTQKAGVGGAGYATAAVAADYDNDGHTDLFVLGVGRCILYHNRGDGTFEDVTEKAGVANLGGTAVGAVFVDVDNDGYLDLFVANYLQFDPGIRVSEGYPGPLSYKPQFNKLYRNRGDGTFEDVSQSSGIQMRNHRAMSVAVLDYNYDGAPDLYLSNDGTPNVLLANDGHGHFHDVAPQAGVAFNAMGEAAGSMAACIGDCNGDGFQDIFVTRLGYGSLYLGSGNGAYEDNMGASGLGALTTHSVGWGGCFLDFNNDGALDLFVANGDAEELNGSESSLFENRGKGMYVDASSKGGTWFKAKVRGRGSAAADYDNDGRMDIVVTALGDRPFLLHNRDHSANHWLTLDLQGTRSNRDGFGAVVRVTAGTKTWVTQARCDFGFLMQSDRRLHFGLGKAATVDQIQIEWPSKQVQDLTNIRADQILRIREPGHARP from the coding sequence GTGACCGCCAAGGCAGGCATCCGCTTCGTGCATCAGTTCTGTGATACGCAGATTGCCAATATCATCGAATCCAATGGCGCCGGCGGGGCCTGGTTGGACTACGACGGCGATGGGTGGATGGACCTTTACCTGGTCAACTCCGGCCCACTGGCGGGTGTAACTCATGAGAGGGCCGGCACTCCCCGCCAACCCAACCGGCTCTTCCGCAATCGCGGCGACGGCTCTTTTGAAGATGTGACGCAGAAGGCCGGCGTCGGGGGAGCGGGTTACGCCACGGCAGCGGTGGCAGCGGATTATGATAACGACGGACATACCGATTTGTTCGTGCTCGGGGTAGGCCGTTGCATTCTGTACCACAACCGCGGCGACGGCACCTTCGAGGATGTGACCGAAAAGGCGGGTGTAGCCAACCTCGGGGGCACAGCAGTGGGCGCAGTTTTTGTGGATGTGGATAACGATGGGTACCTGGACTTGTTCGTAGCCAATTATCTCCAATTCGACCCGGGTATCCGGGTGTCCGAAGGCTACCCTGGGCCGCTTTCCTACAAACCGCAGTTTAATAAACTCTACCGCAATCGCGGGGACGGCACCTTCGAGGATGTGAGCCAATCTTCCGGGATTCAAATGCGGAATCATCGGGCGATGTCCGTTGCGGTGTTGGACTATAATTACGACGGCGCGCCGGACCTTTATCTGTCGAACGACGGCACGCCCAATGTGTTGTTGGCCAACGACGGGCATGGGCATTTTCATGACGTCGCTCCCCAAGCAGGAGTCGCCTTCAATGCAATGGGCGAAGCCGCTGGTTCGATGGCCGCGTGCATCGGTGACTGTAATGGAGACGGTTTCCAGGACATATTCGTGACCCGGCTGGGATACGGTTCGTTGTACCTGGGCTCAGGCAACGGGGCATACGAGGACAACATGGGGGCGTCGGGGCTCGGAGCGCTCACGACGCATTCTGTCGGTTGGGGCGGATGCTTTCTTGATTTCAACAACGATGGAGCCCTGGATTTATTCGTTGCCAACGGCGATGCGGAGGAGTTGAACGGTTCAGAGAGTTCACTCTTCGAGAACCGAGGCAAAGGCATGTACGTGGATGCGAGCAGCAAAGGCGGGACTTGGTTCAAGGCTAAAGTGCGCGGGCGGGGCAGCGCGGCGGCCGACTACGACAATGACGGGCGGATGGATATCGTGGTAACGGCGCTGGGCGATCGGCCCTTCCTGTTGCACAACCGAGACCACTCCGCCAACCACTGGCTTACACTCGATTTGCAGGGTACCCGCAGCAACCGCGACGGCTTTGGCGCCGTGGTAAGGGTTACTGCGGGGACAAAGACGTGGGTGACCCAGGCGCGCTGTGATTTCGGTTTCTTGATGCAAAGCGATCGGCGTCTGCATTTCGGGTTGGGCAAAGCCGCCACCGTTGATCAAATCCAAATAGAATGGCCCAGCAAACAGGTCCAGGACTTGACCAATATCAGGGCCGATCAGATTCTAAGAATACGCGAGCCGGGGCATGCTCGGCCTTAA
- a CDS encoding DNA topoisomerase IB → MNAAGALADPVASAHHAGLRYVSDQMPGIRRQRTGQGFRYCYPTGQTVREAEVLRRIKTLAIPPAWTEVWICTDPYGHLQVTGRDARRRKQSRYHPLWREVRDETKYARMIAFAKALPRIRRRVRKDLARSGLPREKVLATVVRLLEVSLIRVGNEEYARENDSFGLTTMRKRHVDVSGSTLRFHFRGKAGKRHEVDIRDQRLAAIVRRCQDLPGQGLFEYIATAGRPGEVKSEDVNEYLRAITGDDFTAKDFRTWAGTVLAAQSLQGFEKFDSHAQARKNILRAIESVAKRLGNTAAVCRKCYVHPEVLSAYLDGTLVQTLKQRAEEQLAGSLKELQPEEASILALLQQRLATEEQRLEYQLKASLTRSR, encoded by the coding sequence TTGAACGCCGCGGGCGCCCTCGCCGACCCTGTCGCCTCTGCCCACCACGCCGGCTTGCGCTATGTGAGCGACCAAATGCCCGGAATCCGCCGCCAAAGGACAGGTCAAGGCTTTCGCTATTGTTATCCAACCGGGCAAACCGTGCGCGAGGCTGAGGTTCTCAGGCGCATCAAGACCCTCGCAATCCCGCCCGCCTGGACCGAGGTTTGGATTTGTACGGACCCTTACGGCCACTTGCAGGTGACTGGACGTGACGCGCGTCGGCGCAAACAGAGCCGTTACCACCCTCTCTGGCGTGAGGTCCGTGATGAGACCAAATACGCGCGAATGATTGCTTTTGCCAAGGCCCTGCCGCGCATTCGCCGGCGGGTCCGAAAAGATCTCGCTCGCTCGGGACTGCCGCGTGAGAAGGTCCTGGCTACCGTTGTGCGGTTGCTCGAGGTCAGTCTCATTCGAGTCGGCAACGAGGAGTACGCCAGGGAGAATGACTCGTTTGGCCTCACTACAATGCGCAAACGGCATGTGGACGTGAGCGGTTCGACCCTGCGTTTTCATTTTCGGGGCAAGGCAGGAAAACGGCACGAAGTGGACATCCGCGACCAACGTCTGGCGGCAATCGTCAGGCGTTGTCAGGACCTGCCGGGGCAGGGATTATTTGAATACATCGCCACAGCCGGCAGACCGGGGGAAGTGAAATCCGAAGACGTGAACGAGTACCTGCGAGCCATTACAGGAGACGATTTCACCGCAAAGGATTTTCGGACCTGGGCCGGAACGGTGCTGGCAGCGCAATCCTTGCAGGGGTTTGAAAAGTTTGATTCCCATGCCCAGGCGAGGAAGAATATTCTGCGAGCCATTGAATCAGTCGCGAAGCGCCTCGGCAACACAGCGGCGGTGTGCCGCAAATGTTATGTTCACCCGGAGGTCCTGAGCGCTTATCTGGACGGCACCCTTGTGCAAACCCTGAAACAGCGGGCAGAAGAACAACTCGCCGGCTCTTTGAAAGAACTCCAACCTGAGGAAGCATCCATCTTGGCCCTATTGCAACAACGTTTGGCCACCGAGGAGCAGCGCCTGGAATATCAACTCAAAGCTTCATTGACGAGAAGCCGGTAA